GTCGCCCGAGGCTCAAGCGCTGGAACGGCCGATGCCGGGGCTTCAGGGAGCTGATGGAGCGCAGGGAGGACACCAGCGTGATCAGGTCGTGGAATTCCTCGCCCGCAAAGACGTGCAGAGACTGAACGGTGATATCCCGGTATCCGTCATTTTGCAGGTCGGCAATGGTGGCCAGCGGGTGCTTGACGTGGAGCACGTCACGCGGGACTTCGGGGTGGTCCTTGCTCCACTGTGGATCGTTGGCGCGCTTCTGCCACTTCTTGCGGATGATGTCCGAGGTGAACGCGAGGCGCACCGGGGTTTCGGGAAAGGCCTGCACGACCTTGTCGCGGATAGTCAGGATGGATTGAAGCGCCTTGGGGTAGCTGGTCCCGAACGCGGCGAGCACGATGGCCTTTTTTGCAGGGCCTTCGGCATGAGAATGCCCGGCGAGGGCCGCTGTGGGGAATAGCAGACAGAGTGCCAGAACAAGGGATGCGATGCGCATGAATGCCTCCAGGGTATGGAGGGGCTTGTTTAGGGAAAGAAAAGACCCCCGGCGCGGGTATGGCCGGAAGGGCTTGCTTCCCGAGAGATGGCCCGGACGGACAAAAGCCCCGTTGTCGCCCGGCTGAACCGGAAACAGGCTTCGGCAGGTCTTCCGGCTGCCCCTCCCATCCCGGCCTTCCCGGAACATATTCCAGTGGCTCACTCGGGGACGGGATTCGCGGGGGTCACGGCGGCGGGTCCGCTCCCGATTTTCACGGGATTCCCTATCAAGTCCTTACGGACACCTGAAGCGATTTCGAATTAAGGAGATTGTGCGGCTGATGTCAAGGCTGATGGCCGACTTCCCCGGCGCTGTTGAGCAGCTCCTCGGTATCCACCACGAGCGCGTCGGATTCTCCCATCATGCCGAAGCCGAGGATGGGCAGGTGGAAGACTTCCTCCACGGGAACCGTAAAGCGCGTGATGACCACCTGCTGCTGCTTGAGCACTTCGTCCACGAGGATGGCGGCCTTGTATTCTCCCACGCGCACCACCACGCACTGGGCCTTCTCGATGTCATCCACCTTGGGCTTGATGTCCAGAAAATCGCCGAGGCGCAGCAGGGAGTGCACTTCGCCGCGCACGTCCACGGTCTCGCGACCGTCGGGCAGTTCGACCACTTCCTGCTTGGTGGGGACGTAAATCTCCATCACGTCGCGACTGGGGATGATGAAAATATCGTCGCCGAGCCGGGTGATAATGGCGTCCACGATGCCTTCGTTGGCCGAGCGGTCCAGCGGGATGACGATGGTGAAGGTCGCCCCCTTGCCCAGCACGCTGTCGATGCGGATGTCGCCGTCGAGGCCCACGCGGATGGCGTTGACCACGGCATCCATGCCCACGCCGCGGCCGGAAACGTCCGTGACCTGCGCCGCGGTGCTGAAGCCGGACTCCAGCACGAACTGGAGGATTTCCTTGTCGGAATAATCCCTGTCCGGATCGGCGATGCCCTTTTCAATCGCCTTGGCGTGAATGCGTTCGGGGTCGAGCCCCTTGCCGTCGTCACGAACCTCGATGAAGGCTTCCTCGCCTTTTCGCCACGCGGAGAGCGTCACCGAACCCGTCTCGGGTTTGCCGGTAGCCGCGCGCTCTTCGGGGTTTTCAAGACCGTGGTCCACCGCGTTGCGCAGCAGGTGCACCAGCGGCTCGTTGAGGCTTTCCACGATGGTTTTGTCCAGCGCAAGTTCTTCGCCTTTGATGACAAATTCGAGCTTTTTCCCGATCTTCTGGGAGAGGCTCTTCACCAACCGGTGCATGGGCATGAAAATCTGCTTGAGGGGCACGAGGCGGATGGCGTCAACCTCGTTCTGGAGCTTGTTGATGACCGTGTCCAGCTCGCGAAGACTGGCCGAAGTCTTCTGGGCGTTCTTGCCACTGCTCTGGGCTATGACAGCGTAGGTGACCATGAGCTTGCCCACGTGTTCTATGACGCGGTCAAGGCGGTCGGTGGCGACTCGGATGGAAGAGATGGCCTGCGGCTGCGCCTGTTTTTCCTCCTTGGACTGCGAGGGCGGCTGAGGCTTACGGGTGGCAGGCTGCTCATCAGGCGCAGCTTCGTTGTCGGGGGCGACTTCCTCACCGCTCATGGCAGCGACGG
The sequence above is drawn from the Desulfovibrio oxyclinae DSM 11498 genome and encodes:
- a CDS encoding sirohydrochlorin cobaltochelatase; translation: MRIASLVLALCLLFPTAALAGHSHAEGPAKKAIVLAAFGTSYPKALQSILTIRDKVVQAFPETPVRLAFTSDIIRKKWQKRANDPQWSKDHPEVPRDVLHVKHPLATIADLQNDGYRDITVQSLHVFAGEEFHDLITLVSSLRSISSLKPRHRPFQRLSLGRPALGMPGERHPYTEDIDEAVKALASDVKEAREANAALLYMGHGNDYFSTGIYAEFAAAMQAEYNYPVFVGCVEGYPSFDHVLPKLRESGKANVLMKPFMVVAGDHASNDMAGDEDDSWKILLKKAGYRVQTQLRGLGSVDGWADLYVKNLKQAME
- a CDS encoding chemotaxis protein CheA, with product MRDGIRECIEEFEKRILDAEQGKAQVVEAMDMMGLSHMKLSSAQVIALLDMLSDGITPVSQEIVTAMLGVTEAQKKFLMSLAGILDLGAVETKSEEEIAEAQAEASQAEAEAEAAAVAAMSGEEVAPDNEAAPDEQPATRKPQPPSQSKEEKQAQPQAISSIRVATDRLDRVIEHVGKLMVTYAVIAQSSGKNAQKTSASLRELDTVINKLQNEVDAIRLVPLKQIFMPMHRLVKSLSQKIGKKLEFVIKGEELALDKTIVESLNEPLVHLLRNAVDHGLENPEERAATGKPETGSVTLSAWRKGEEAFIEVRDDGKGLDPERIHAKAIEKGIADPDRDYSDKEILQFVLESGFSTAAQVTDVSGRGVGMDAVVNAIRVGLDGDIRIDSVLGKGATFTIVIPLDRSANEGIVDAIITRLGDDIFIIPSRDVMEIYVPTKQEVVELPDGRETVDVRGEVHSLLRLGDFLDIKPKVDDIEKAQCVVVRVGEYKAAILVDEVLKQQQVVITRFTVPVEEVFHLPILGFGMMGESDALVVDTEELLNSAGEVGHQP